In Candidatus Parvarchaeota archaeon, a single window of DNA contains:
- a CDS encoding D-glycero-D-manno-heptose 1-phosphate guanosyltransferase, whose translation MMEKKKIKTGAGRKAQMPQAVILAGGLGTRLRPLTYSVPKPMVKIEGRPFLGYLLGLVARLGVRDVLLLTGYKHEKIKDYCRDGEKWGLEIRYCREKRQLGTGGAIINASRLIGSCALVLNGDTYLELDLEGFLKFHKKSGALVSVLAKRGSLKDRGAVVAGRGGKVERFLEKQGRGRGLFNTGAYLIEKRALVALKSLAKKGRIEKKFSMESDAFPIICRMGKLYAYKSAGRFIDMGTFRALARAGKVILDKK comes from the coding sequence ATGATGGAGAAGAAGAAAATAAAAACGGGCGCAGGCCGCAAGGCGCAAATGCCCCAAGCCGTAATACTTGCCGGCGGGCTTGGGACGCGACTTAGGCCCCTGACCTACTCAGTCCCAAAGCCAATGGTTAAAATTGAGGGCAGGCCGTTTTTGGGCTATTTGCTTGGGCTTGTTGCAAGGCTTGGAGTGCGCGATGTGCTATTGCTTACAGGGTACAAGCATGAAAAAATAAAAGATTATTGCAGGGACGGGGAAAAGTGGGGGCTTGAAATCAGGTACTGCAGGGAAAAGAGGCAGCTTGGCACTGGCGGGGCCATAATTAATGCCTCAAGGTTGATTGGAAGCTGCGCCCTTGTGCTAAACGGAGACACATACCTGGAGCTTGACTTGGAGGGATTTTTGAAATTCCACAAAAAAAGCGGGGCGCTTGTAAGCGTTCTTGCAAAAAGGGGCAGCCTGAAGGACAGGGGGGCTGTTGTGGCGGGCAGGGGCGGCAAGGTTGAAAGGTTTCTTGAAAAGCAGGGAAGGGGAAGGGGCCTGTTCAATACAGGGGCCTACCTTATTGAAAAAAGGGCGCTTGTGGCCCTGAAGTCCCTTGCCAAAAAAGGGAGGATTGAAAAAAAGTTTTCAATGGAGTCTGATGCATTCCCGATTATTTGCCGCATGGGAAAGCTTTATGCCTACAAGTCTGCAGGAAGGTTCATTGACATGGGCACGTTTAGGGCACTTGCAAGGGCCGGCAAGGTGATACTGGATAAAAAGTGA